The Pelodiscus sinensis isolate JC-2024 unplaced genomic scaffold, ASM4963464v1 ctg105, whole genome shotgun sequence DNA window ggggggcaGTTCTCGGGGACTGTGGCTGTGTtcggggaggggagttggggggcagttcggggggaactggctgtgttcggggaggggagttgggggcagTTCTGGGGGACTGTGGCCGTGTTTGaggaggggagttggggggcagttctgggggaCTGTGgctgtgtttggggaggggagttgggggcagTTCTGGGGGACTGTGgctgtgtttggggaggggagttgggggcagTTCTGGGGGACTGTGGCTGTGTtcggggaggggagttgggggcagTTCTGGGGGACTGTGGCTGTGTTCAGGGAGGAGAgttggggggcagttctgggggaCTGTGGccgtgtttggggaggggagttggggggcatTTCTGGGGGACTGTCgctgtgtttggggaggggagttgggggcagTTCTGGGGGACTGTGGCTGTGTTCAGGGAGGAGAgttggggggcagttctgggggaCTGTGGCTGTGTTCAGGGAGGAGAgttggggggcagttctgggggaCTGTGGCTGTGTTCAGGGAGGAGAgttggggggcagttctgggggaCTGTGGCCGTGTacggggaggagctgggggggcaggcagtagCCCCAGCACAAACTGCTtctccccgcccttccccccccccccccagcgcggtGACGGAATTTGTGTGCGACTTTCTCTATAACGGCACCATGAACCGGATCCACACACGCATCCAGAGCCAGGTCTTCAGCTCTGTCCTGCGCCAGGAGATCGCCTTCTTCCACGCCAGCCGCACCGGTATGGGaccctccccatccctgccccacatcaccccATAGAtcccccatcccagccaggcctgccccaTTGCCACCTGTTCCGGAATTCCTCCCTAGGACACCTCCCACTCTCCCAGACCTGGCCCTAGGCACATGGGCAGGGATGGACAGACATGGccatggaaggggaggggtggatggatggaggcCCAGGGTGGGGTGGACGGGATGTGgggggtggaaggagtggggggctgtccactcttgtggccctgggcccaCTCTGCTTTTTGCATCCACTGGTTGGTGTGTTGGGttgggggtgacccctactggctgaTGCTGGTCTGCAGAGACTGCATGCGTGCATGCATGTAGGGCCCAGCGGGAGTGGGGGGTCCCTGAGAACAGGCACGTAGGCCATGGCCTACAACTTcccacctggccaggggaaggggtgtgAAGAAAGGAAGGGGGGGTACctgggggtgtggcagggggaggggcaggctgggctgggggaagcatggagggagcagactaagtccaggccaggggggttcaggggcccgtgaacccctcccccagaggactaaggctctgccctggctccggtGGCAATGTGGAGCCGTGTCTCTGAGCAGCAATAACCCTTCCACTCTACAGCTGGCTGAGAGTCCCTCTGGctacgggggggggaggggaggagagggggcatggagggccaggatgtggggggcaggtcaCTGTGGAATCCATCCAGGATCTCCCCCCCTCCAGGAGACATCACCTCGCGGGTGACGGCCAACACGGAGGCCATGAGCGAGGCGCTGAGCGAGAAGCTGAACTGGCTGATGTGGTACGGGGTGCGGGGAGTCTTCCTCTTCGGCCTCATGGTGCGGGTGTCGCCGCGCCTGGCGCTCTTCACTGCCGTGGGGCTGCCCCTCATCCTGCTGGTGCCCAAGCTCTCCGGGAAACTCCACCAGGTACCACCTGCCCCGCTCCACCCTTCAACCTGCCTCATAACCTGTCCCCCACCGCCCCATTCTgctcagcccccctgccccataacctgcccctgcccttctcagcccccctgctccacaacctgcccctcccaccccatcctgctTAGCTCCTGCCCCAtaacctgcccccactccaccctccaACCTGCCTCCCATCCTGCTTCCCACCACCCATCCTGCTCAGCCACTGCCCCATAACCTGTcctgctcaccccccccccctcccacctacatcccaccctgcccctcagTCTGCTGGTGCCCAAGCGCTCCAGGAAATTTGACCACATACTgtctcccccccacttccctacccccctgctctacccctgcccccccagggcccgTAGCACCTGGGAGCTACATGAAgggtctctctcttccccccaccccaggactgTCAGTGGGGAGGTGTCCAGGGGGTGTTTCTCTTGGGATGGgactctgccccaggcaggaaGGGGCACGGAGTGAGAGGGGttcccagagcctcccccactcatcccccctcccccccagagcctggcGCAGCGGGTGCAGGAGTCGCTGGCCAAGGCCAACGAGGTGGCGGTGGAGACCTTCCAGGCCATGGCCACCGTGCGCAGCTTCGCCAACGAGGAGGGGGCGGCCCAGCGCTACgcccagcggctgcaggacacCTACCGGCTCAACCAGGGGGAAGCCGCCGCCTACGCCGCCTCCATGTGGACCAACAGCGTAAGGGGGCGCCACGGCAACGGGGCAGGAGGTtccatggcagcagggaggggacgcCATGGTAACCAGGCATTGGGTGTCATGGCAACAGAGGAACCCAGGGCAACGAGGCAGGAGGTTCCATGGCAGCAGGGAGGTTGGCGCCGTGGTAACCGGGCAGTGGGTGTCATGGCAACAGAGGACCCCAGGGCAACAGGGCAGGAGGTTCCATGGCAGCAGGGAGGTTGGCGCCGTGGTAACTGGGCAGTGGGTGTCATGGCAACAGGGTGCAGGCCATAGGGATGGTGTGATGGCATGTCAGgaccccctgatcctgcacccccgtagcagccagacCAGACTCTggcagccagtagaacaggggggtttgttgttcctccaggacacagcccagcacagatgtgatgtgggtaccggagtcagggccaggcagcctcagaccccttggggtggggtgcctgggcccctaggctcccagcccccttcttAGTCTGTCTCCTCCATGGTTCCAGCCAAAAAAttgacccttcccccaacactcactttcTTTGTCCCTCCTCTCAACCAGTAGGATCTTTGTTGGGTCTTTGTCTATGTGCCCCTGGGGCAGCCCACCCACCCCCCTGTTGTGCAATGCTACAGACactggccagtaggggtcacccacagcccaaacacAGCCACCAGGGAATGCCCAGAGTGTACCAcctgcccactacatcacagatGGTGCTGGGAGATTGTACCAAgcgggcaggggagcagggagtgtgtgtggggtggcagAGCCTGGTAtcccatggggcagggagcaggggggtgtTTGCCCAAGgtctgacaggagagggatctggggggagagggtatccttgggggaggggaggtggcagaGGGGGCCCCCACTGGCGGATGCCTGATGGGTAGGAGGGTCCCAGGACAGGGCTTGCCAGCCAcaaccagctcccagcccccgtcctgcccccagaggggagggcagagccccCCACTAATGCTCTGTGCCCCCCAGCTGTCGGGGCTGGCGCTGAAGGTGGGGATCCTGTACTACGGGGGGCGGCTGGTGACCGCCGGGGGTGTCAGCACCGGGGACCTGGTGACCTTCGTCCTCTACGAAATGCAGTTCACCACCGCCGTGGAGGTGAGTGGGGgtccctgtgcgggggggggggagggaggaggccagtgCTGGCCTCCTTGTGGGATCTATGGGAGGtacccccaatccctgcccccactgcccagcGATGGGAGGTGATGGGGGGGGTGCTTTGGGGGGTAATGGGGAATTCCCAGtctctgcccctcactgccccagcaATTGaaggtggctggggggaggcactCTGGGGGGAGCTCACCCCGCCTggccctcccccgcctccagggGCTGCTCTCCACCTACCCCAGCGTGCAGAAGGCCGTGGGCTCCTCAGAGAAGATCTTTGAGTACATGGAGCGGACGCCCCAGATCAGCCCCCCCGGGACGCTGGCCCCCCCCGACCTGCATGGGCACCTGCAGGTGCAGGACGTCTGGTTCGCCTACCCCGGCCGGGACGACGCCCCCGCGCTCAAGgtactggcggggggagggaggggcagaggagggactaAGACTGGGGCCGGGGGATTCGGGGGGCCAAGGAAGCAGATCCAGGGCAGGACCTTGGGTTCAGTGGGTTCTatgggggggctgtaggggagaaggagcaggggggGGTTGTGAAGTcagggccatgggggaggggagctggagggctcagggctgggggagggtttCTTGGtgtctgaccccccctcccgcccagggGGTGTCGCTGGAGCTGCGCCCCGGGGAGGTGACGGCGCTGGTGGGCCCGTCGGGCGCGGGGAAGTCGGCGCTGGTGGCCCTGCTGGAGCGGTTCTACGAGCCCCAGCGCGGGCGCCTGCTGCTGGACGGGCGGGACCTGCGGGAGTACGAGCATCAGTACCTGCACCGCCAGGTAAgccccccccctctgcccctcccccacatcagtaCCTGCACCGCCAGgtaaccccctcccccgcactgctACCCCACATCAATACCTGCACCGCCAGGTaagcccctcccctgcactaCTAGCTACACCACCAGGTaagcccctcccccgcatcaCTACCTGCACCACCAGGTCAGCTtttcccacaagcaccggagcggGGCCGACATGAAGCGGGGTCCCTGGTCTGTGAGGACTCCTGGGGGACCCCCCTGCTGAACAGGGCCAGcagcgtctgccaccgtgtctgctcACTAGAGGGCAGCGCcacggccccggggcaggggggagccaaACCCACGGCTCCCAGGCTGGATTTGTTCCTCGTCTGGGTCACCTGGCCGACAGGCCCCACTATCTCTATTGCTGCCTTCTGGAATCACTCCTCTACATGGGATAGAGGCCCCCCAAGCAGCTTTCCCCCCATCTTAAGCgttcccccccccattccccggcaggagtcgcaggaccggcagtaccgctgcacggccgcaaacatccccggccagtataagggttggagcagcctcagccgggtgctctgGATCCCCGGGTGGCTGCAACGGGGACGTCATGGGCCagacacagcagcctgcagcgatactttcgggggacgaccagctgctgctgcgcccccccatgccctcaccttcctggagggaagccattcccggaacagggaTCCCCGCTCCCAAGGTATCTCTCCTGGACACCTCCCACCAGGGGCTGAGCAGCACCCAAGTCAACGCAGTTTCagagagtacgtctagactacatggctccgtcgatcgAGCCATGtgaaatagtttactcggcataatcaaagaagcggggattttaataatccccgcttcattaaaataaaaatggccaccgcgctgtgccaacgatcagctgatccggcacagcgcggcagtctagacacgccgcagtcaacaagggaagcctttgtcaactgctcccttatgcctccccgtagcagccagaacagactccccagccggtagaacaggggggtttgttgcttctccaggacacggcccagcacagacgggacgtgggtaccggagtcagggccaggcagcctcagaccccttgggggcAGGGTGCATAGCCCCCCTTGAACTCCCAGCACTCTGCTTATTCTCCTCTCTTCATGGTTTTCCAGCcaaaaactgcccctccccaagccacaCCCTTCCTTTTCAGGCCCCTTCCCTGGTCAGATGAGAACCAGTGAGGCTATGGATTACATGACATGGGGGGCGTTCAGGGGCAAccccccgctgggccgtgctcacagacgcaggccagtagggataacccacagcccaagcctagcgacCAGCAACTGCCCAACCAGAGTCACTGACCACTAGAGTCTAGGGCCACCAGAGTAAACAACCCCCAACTATGTCAGACAAGGtagcccctgtgcccctccccaacTGTCTCTTCGGACTCTGGCATCATATAAACCtaagagcagctgggctgggtcagagcaaaggcccatccagccccgtgtcctgtctgcccatagCGCCCAGCGCccggagccccagagggaggggacagaacaAGGAACCACCCAGAGATCTCACTCTCCCCCCCAGCCATCAcccgttcccagcctctgacacacagaggccagggacaccagcctggctaatggccacacatggatctaacctccatgcatCTATCTAGCTCTTCATTGAgtcctgctaaagtcctggtcttctccacatcctctggcgaggagttccacaggttaactgtgcgctgtgtgaagaagaacttcttttgGATTGTTACTTAGTCTGTACTTTTCTGAGCTGAAGAGTGTCAGTCTTTGAAATCTcccttcacatgggacccgttccaagccccttgtcattttagttgcccttttggCCCTGGAAAACGTTCAGAGGAGAGCGTTTTGGAGCGGAGGTGGTCACGTCTGTGCACAGGATTGGGTGGTGGGCGGCCCAGGAATTGATTCAGAGGCGCtgagaattcatttagtttctcagcAATGACTTTTCTCTCTCTCGCTGCTTCTTTCACTGGGTGGTTAAGCCGGGGCGGCAGGTCTCTGGTTCTCCGGCTCtgttttaatttggggtgtacattGAAGAGGGGCTTCTATTACGGCACCTTTGAAaggtgtccatgcagcttgcagggattttacttttgtcactgtgctCTCTAATTTCTGTGGATTTCCCCTCTGAAATTCAGtaccagtgttgggctgctgaggtgcttTTCCCACTACAGGGATCTTACACTTTTATTATATTAGGGGAatcatgtctccccccccccaccacccccgtCCCTTGCCCCATGTGGGGCAGGATCCCAGATGCTGTGGAGGGGATGCCCCTGGCATCAGGGCCCTCTTGGGAcgggggcttctccagccagctccaccctggtccccccagcccctgtgtGCGCCCCATTGGGTGCAGTGAGCCTGTGAGTTCTcagcccccagtcctcccccaggTGGCGCTGGTGAGCCAGAGGCCGGTGCTGTTTGCACGCTCGCTGCACGAGAACATCGCCTACGGGCTGGGGGAATGCAGCCGCCAGGAGGTGACGGGGGCCGCCCGGCGCGCCAACGCCCACGGCTTCATCGACCGGTTGAGCCAGGGCTACGACACAGGTACCTCTCCCTCTGGGACCCCCAAAGCTCCTGGGACTTCTGTACCCATCCCCCAGCACTCCAATATCCTGACCCCCTCACCTCATTGTCACCCGGATGAGCCAGGGCTATGACACAGGTACCGCACCCCCTGGGCCCCAAATCCCCGGGGATCTTAACCCCCCATGCTCCTGAACCCCTGGGGCTCCTatacccttcccccagcaccccaatatcctgacccccaccccattgTTGCTTGGCTGAGCCAGGGCTAAGACATAGGTACCGCCCCCTAGCTCTCCTTGAGGCCCCCGAATGCCCTGGGATCCCCGAATGCCCTGGGATTTGAACCCTCTGGGCTCCCAAACCCCCTGGGACTCCTATACCCCTTTCCCAGCACCCCAATATCCTGATGCCCCCACCCCATTGTTGCTCAGCTGAGCCAGGGCTTATGATACAGGTaccgcccccacccccggcttcCCCTGGGCCCTGAACCCCCTGGGATCTTAACCCCCCCCAGGCTCCTGAACCCCCTAGGATTCCTATACCCCTCCCTCAGCACCCCAGTATCCTGACCCCACCCCATCATTGCCTGGCTGAGCCACGGCAGCACTGGACCTGAGCCTTACTCCCCTCGGACTGCTCCTAGTGCCCCTGTGCCCCCCTCTCCCTGAAAGCCCGATATCCTCGTAGGACCCCCAACTGCCAGGAACCCCGATGCCCTCCCCCGGGGTCCCCATGCTCCATAGGACCCAAACGCTCCCCCCCACCTTCCACGGCTCCATCCCCAGGCAGAAGCAGAGGAGAGAACCCCAGTACCCTCCGGACCCCCAAGCTCCGGGGGACCCACATCCTCCCTATGGCTGCTGTCTGGGTCCTCTGGGACCTCCGGGTGCCTGCCCGATACACACAGGTACTGACATAAGATCTCAgcccccagcacccacctgcCTGGGACCCCGATACTCCCACTGCCACAGGGCTACGGaactgacccccagcctcctcctcccgatcCCTTCCCCTGGCCACAGCTGACCCCACACTGTGAGCCCCCAAACCCCCCCGGGATCCCAGAGTCCAcagccatgtgtgtgtgtgggggggagcatcTCACACCTCGTACAGGGCACTGACCTCTGCTCTCCCCACAGACGTCGGGGAGACGGGGGGGCAGATCtcgggggggcagaggcagggggtggCCATCGCCCGAGCCCTGCTCCGAGACCCCAAAGTGCTGATCCTGGACGACGCCACCAGCGCCTTGGACACGGAGAGTCAGCTGTGGGTGAGTGAcatggggggctgcggggcgggagtgaggggcgctgggggagccgggggtgggagcaaagggcagcagcagggctcagggacagggcctgcggggcgggagtgaggggcatcggctcggctggggggctcaggggctgcaggtcaggagagAGGCCCCCCCGGCCGGCAGTGAACGGGTCCCTGTCCCGGCAGGTGGAGCGCGAGGTGTACGGGGGCCGGGTGCTCGGTGCTGCTCGTGGCCTGTCGGGTGGGGGGAGGCGAGAGAGAGCCCCCCCGGTCGGCGGTGACCCGGTCCCTGTCCCGGCAGGTGGAGCGCGAGGTGTACGGGGGCCGGGCGCTCGGTGCTGCTCATCGCCCatcgggtggggggaggtgggagaggcccCCCCGGCCGGCGGTGACCCGGTCCTGTCCCGGCAGGTGGAGCGCGAGGTGTGTGGGGGCCGGGCGCTCGGTGCTGCTCGTGGCCCgtcgggtggggggaggcgggagagaggccCCCCCGGCCGGCGGTGACCCGGTCCCTGTCCCGGCAGGTGGAGCGCGAGGTGTACAAGgcccgggccgggcgctcggtgCTGCTCGTGGCCCgtcgggtggggggaggcgggagagagcCCCCCCCGGCCGGCGGTGACCCGGTCCTGTCCCAGCAGGTGGAGCGCGAGGTGTACGAGGCCCGGGCCGGGTGCTCGGTGCTGCTCGTGGCCCgtcgggtggggggaggcgggagagagcCCCCCCCGGCCGGCGGTGACCCGGTCCTGTCCCGGCAGGTGGAGCGCGAGGTGTACGAGGCCCGGGCCGGGTGCTCGGTGCTGCTCATCGCCCgtcgggtggggggaggcgggagaggccCCCCCGGCCGGCGGTGACCCGGTCCTGTCCCGGCAGGTGGAGCGCGAGGTGtacgggggccgggccgggcgctcggtgCTGCTCATCGCCCAtcgggtggggggaggcgggagagaggccCCCCCGGCCGGCGGTGACCCGGTCCTGTCCCGGCAGGTGGAGCGCGAGGTGTACGAGgcccgggccgggcgctcggtgCTGCTCATCGCCCAtcgggtggggggaggcgggagaggccCCCCCGGCCGGCGGTGACCCGGTCCTGTCCCGGCAGGTGGAGCGCGAGGTGTACGAGgcccgggccgggcgctcggtgCTGCTCGTGGCCCgtcgggtggggggaggcgggagagaggccCCCCCGGCCGGCGGTGACCCGGTCCTGTCCCGGCAGGTGGAGCGCGAGGTGtacgggggccgggccgggcgctcggtgCTGCTCATCGCCCAtcgggtggggggaggcgggagagaggccCCCCCGGCCGGCGGTGACCCGGTCCTGTCCCGGCAGGTGGAGCGCGAGGTGTACGAGgcccgggccgggcgctcggtgCTGCTCATCGCCCAtcgggtggggggaggcgggagagaggccCCCCCGGCCGGCGGTGACCCGGTCCTGTCCCGGCAGGTGGAGCGCGAGGTGTACGAGgcccgggccgggcgctcggtgCTGCTCATCGCCCgtcgggtggggggaggtgggagagaggccCCCCCGGCCGGCGGTGACCCGGTCCTGTCCCGGCAGGTGGAGCGCGAGGTGTACGAGgcccgggccgggcgctcggtgCTGCTCATCGCCCATCGGCTGAGCGCGGTGGAGCGAGCCGACCGCATCGTGGTGCTGGAGGCCGGGCAGGTCCGGGAGCAGGGGCCCCACGCGGAGCTGCTGGCCCGGCGCGGCTGCTACTGGCGCTTGCTGCAGACCCAGCTCAACGGGGCCGAGGGGGGCGGCtctggggaggacgggggggcCTGAGGCTGCCCCATCTCCGGGATCTCGGCTCCTCCTGCAGGTGCGGTCCCTCTGCAGAGTTGGGGGGTCAGAGCCCCCCAGACGTGGCTCCACCCCCCGGAGCGGGCAGAGGACACAGGCTGAGAGGCTGCacccagtgtgtgtgtttgtctctgGACGAAGCCCAGCTCCGCACCCGCCGTGCTGCAGATAGTGGGGCCCTCCCCGCAGGGGGCTGTGCCggttgggagtgtgggggggggcacgtgTGGCAAGGGGGGAATCATGGGGGGGGCACGTGTGGCTACTGGTGTTTGCCTTGTGTGTAATAAAGCATGTCAGTTCTGTCATGTGTTTCCTGTGTGATcctggggctctgcccccccagcagcgGGGCCCCCCAGACCTCCTGGGGCCAGGACCCCCTTGGGAGCtgctctgtgtccctccctccccacgcaCCCCGGAGGGGGACCCCACAGCGCCAACGCTGCCACTCGGCTCAGTCTGAGCTGCGTCCCCCCAGGCTGGGAACaaacagaagtgggggggggggggggctgcgactgcctgggggcagtgctggggggagggcggagtCATTACTAGGGTGGGGTGGCTAGATCGGGCTGCCGCAGGTTAGCACTGCCTTGCCTGCCCTCTGGGGGGGAGCGCAGAGCCCCAGGGCCTCACATGCTGTTTGTGACACtggtgcctgtccctgccccccccccgatgccCTTCAGAGCCCCATTACCCCGCCTCCCCCTGTGCCCCTTTCCTGGGGCTCCCTATGTGCCGACTCCCGCTGCACCCCCGTCCTGAGTCCAGATGTTCCCCTTCCCCACGGGCAGCGCCTGCATCCCC harbors:
- the LOC142823564 gene encoding antigen peptide transporter 1-like isoform X1: MAIPFYTGRMTDWIVSEDDPSAFVQAIWAMSLITIGSAVTEFVCDFLYNGTMNRIHTRIQSQVFSSVLRQEIAFFHASRTGDITSRVTANTEAMSEALSEKLNWLMWYGVRGVFLFGLMVRVSPRLALFTAVGLPLILLVPKLSGKLHQSLAQRVQESLAKANEVAVETFQAMATVRSFANEEGAAQRYAQRLQDTYRLNQGEAAAYAASMWTNSLSGLALKVGILYYGGRLVTAGGVSTGDLVTFVLYEMQFTTAVEGLLSTYPSVQKAVGSSEKIFEYMERTPQISPPGTLAPPDLHGHLQVQDVWFAYPGRDDAPALKGVSLELRPGEVTALVGPSGAGKSALVALLERFYEPQRGRLLLDGRDLREYEHQYLHRQVALVSQRPVLFARSLHENIAYGLGECSRQEVTGAARRANAHGFIDRLSQGYDTDVGETGGQISGGQRQGVAIARALLRDPKVLILDDATSALDTESQLWVEREVYEARAGRSVLLIAHRLSAVERADRIVVLEAGQVREQGPHAELLARRGCYWRLLQTQLNGAEGGGSGEDGGA
- the LOC142823564 gene encoding antigen peptide transporter 1-like isoform X3; its protein translation is MAIPFYTGRMTDWIVSEDDPSAFVQAIWAMSLITIGSAVTEFVCDFLYNGTMNRIHTRIQSQVFSSVLRQEIAFFHASRTGDITSRVTANTEAMSEALSEKLNWLMWYGVRGVFLFGLMVRVSPRLALFTAVGLPLILLVPKLSGKLHQSLAQRVQESLAKANEVAVETFQAMATVRSFANEEGAAQRYAQRLQDTYRLNQGEAAAYAASMWTNSLSGLALKVGILYYGGRLVTAGGVSTGDLVTFVLYEMQFTTAVEGLLSTYPSVQKAVGSSEKIFEYMERTPQISPPGTLAPPDLHGHLQVQDVWFAYPGRDDAPALKGVSLELRPGEVTALVGPSGAGKSALVALLERFYEPQRGRLLLDGRDLREYEHQYLHRQVALVSQRPVLFARSLHENIAYGLGECSRQEVTGAARRANAHGFIDRLSQGYDTDVGETGGQISGGQRQGVAIARALLRDPKVLILDDATSALDTESQLWVEREVYEARAGRSVLLIAHRVGGGGRGPPGRR
- the LOC142823564 gene encoding antigen peptide transporter 1-like isoform X2, giving the protein MAIPFYTGRMTDWIVSEDDPSAFVQAIWAMSLITIGSAVTEFVCDFLYNGTMNRIHTRIQSQVFSSVLRQEIAFFHASRTGDITSRVTANTEAMSEALSEKLNWLMWYGVRGVFLFGLMVRVSPRLALFTAVGLPLILLVPKLSGKLHQSLAQRVQESLAKANEVAVETFQAMATVRSFANEEGAAQRYAQRLQDTYRLNQGEAAAYAASMWTNSLSGLALKVGILYYGGRLVTAGGVSTGDLVTFVLYEMQFTTAVEGLLSTYPSVQKAVGSSEKIFEYMERTPQISPPGTLAPPDLHGHLQVQDVWFAYPGRDDAPALKGVSLELRPGEVTALVGPSGAGKSALVALLERFYEPQRGRLLLDGRDLREYEHQYLHRQVALVSQRPVLFARSLHENIAYGLGECSRQEVTGAARRANAHGFIDRLSQGYDTDVGETGGQISGGQRQGVAIARALLRDPKVLILDDATSALDTESQLWVEREVYEARAGCSVLLVARRVGGGGREPPPAGGDPVLSRQVEREVYEARAGCSVLLIARRVGGGGRGPPGRR